The following are from one region of the Dreissena polymorpha isolate Duluth1 chromosome 2, UMN_Dpol_1.0, whole genome shotgun sequence genome:
- the LOC127870146 gene encoding uncharacterized protein LOC127870146 → MALCQKIWAERKEPQELIQSLFIPLPKKGNLNLRDNRRTISLISHHINVMLRIIHNRLKSKTEEVLAEEQAGYRAERSTVEHILNCRIGIWKHLQHHRKLLHIFIDFEKAFDRVSPMACYSRIQHWQRVVESHLKTLCKRQQSA, encoded by the coding sequence ATGGCGCTGTGTCAAAAGATCTGGGCGGAGAGGAAAGAGCCCCAGGAGTTGATCCAGTCACTGTTCATACCCCTACCCAAAAAGGGCAATCTCAATTTGCGCGATAATCGTCGCACCATTAGCCTCATTAGTCACCACATCAATGTGATGCTACGCATCATTCAtaatcgattgaaaagtaagaCCGAGGAAGTGCTGGCCGAAGAGCAGGCTGGATATAGAGCTGaacggagcacagtggaacataTTCTTAACTGTAGAATCGGCATTTGGAAACACCTACAACACCACCGTAAGCTCTTGCACATCTTCATTGACTTTGAGAAAGCTTTCGACCGAGTGTCGCCTATGGCATGTTATTCGAGGATTCAGCATTGGCAAAGGGTTGTTGAAAGCCATTTAAAAACTCTTTGCAAACGCCAGCAGTCAGCGTAG